A single window of Zea mays cultivar B73 chromosome 10, Zm-B73-REFERENCE-NAM-5.0, whole genome shotgun sequence DNA harbors:
- the LOC103642583 gene encoding receptor like protein 22: protein MASVTRALLILFFLALLPQLRTPILLSSAHHLPVPFLCHPDQAKQLLQLKRSFSFVDSTTTLSSWQDGTDCCLWEGIGCDASSGNVTVLDLNNRGLFSHGLDPAVFSLTSLRRLDLSMNDFSGDPVDDGRLWLPDNIPATGFDRFTLLTHLNLSYLGLRGPIPDGIGKLVNLLSLDLSSSIVSDGYDVPDVPDDSYIDYSYPLWVLNFDTLVANLSNLRELYLDGVDLSYSGHGWCTTLATYVPRLEILSMANCALTGPISKSLSRLSSLLVLNLQENYNITAGPFPEFLMDFINLTMLRLSNINLQGWFPSRPFQSKNLRVLDLSFNQNLTGHVPNFSNASSLGSLMLHGTSLLPVELKASTSFVSLKELSLDGNLVSVDFLSSFGTLGSLCKLDLAFDTASELGPVLSWIGHHKNITRLVIIYANFTEIAPALISNYFKTLRSLIICACTLPRHVLHAVGNLTGLQTLQLFNCRMTGSSTLPSSIGNLTNLRDLYIVQCGFSGPMPAAIGRLTNLRNMYVYSAQFSGPIPATIGKLTNLENLYIEDGISGPIPATIGNLTHLNSVKFFGEFSGPSIPYTIGQLSQLTRLNIGYSTFSESIPSSFFGSIPSSMANLTQLTELILASNSLNGEIPSFVFSLPVLRYLDLSNNQLSGLVQDFDTRTSQLERVDLSNNALSGFIPKAFFQLTSLVALDVSSNKFMGSLDLTQFWRLRELTILDLSNNELHVTDANDDNIVHTKYLTRLQHIGLTSCNITQFPRFLRHVKYITYLDLSCNKISGNVPNWLWDKICSIGPYSYLNLSHNMFTSMQHLNSDILPFNTYVEVLDLSYNRFSGRVPMPSSSGMILKYSNNLFSSLLPHWTLYLTGTSYLSISKNNINDHVPPSICDAQLNVLDLSNNNFYGSIPSCLMGNAPLKILNLRGNNFNGTLPSHISTRCTLQAIDLHGNKIEGQLPKELSNCFNLEILDIGSNRIVDTFPYWLRRLPNLSILLLRSNQLYGTIGDDNIVRDTKSVEEIFPSLQIIDLSSNNFSRVLKLQWLKQLKSMMSKYNSSGETIDFESTESGGPFYQYSIELTYKGILMTFERMLTTVTLIDFSNNRLEGTIPEALGSLVSLRILNLSHNTFTGKIPAQLGSIKDLESLDLSCNQLSGEIPQELTNLTFLEIMNLSNNNLVGRVPQSRQFSTFDISSFGGNPGLCGLPLLELPCGSSLSPYTPSAQLVHRSSTHSVDVVLFLFIGLGFGVGFAAAIVVEWNRVNR from the exons ATGGCTTCTGTCACAAGGGCCTTACTAATACTCTTCTTCCTTGCTCTTCTTCCTCAGCTGCGCACACCAATACTGCTCTCTAGCGCCCACCACCTCCCCGTTCCATTTCTTTGCCATCCAGACCAAGCAAAGCAGCTCCTCCAGCTCAAAAGGTCCTTCTCCTTCGTTGATTCCACCACCACGCTTTCGTCGTGGCAAGACGGTACTGACTGTTGCCTCTGGGAAGGAATTGGCTGCGACGCCTCGTCTGGAAATGTCACCGTTCTTGACCTCAACAACCGTGGCTTGTTCAGTCATGGCTTGGACCCTGCAGTCTTCAGCCTCACATCCCTCCGCCGCCTCGACCTCAGCATGAATGATTTCTCTGGGGATCCAGTGGATGACGGCCGACTGTGGTTGCCGGACAACATACCGGCTACTGGATTCGACAGGTTCACTTTGCTAACCCATCTAAACCTTTCTTATCTGGGCTTGCGTGGCCCGATACCTGATGGAATCGGTAAACTCGTGAACCTTCTCTCTTTAGATCTTTCCAGCTCCATTGTATCTGATGGATACGATGTACCAGATGTACCAGACGACTCCTACATTGACTATTCTTATCCTCTGTGGGTGCTCAACTTTGATACCCTAGTGGCGAATCTCAGCAATCTAAGGGAGCTCTACCTTGACGGAGTGGATTTGTCTTACAGTGGACATGGTTGGTGCACAACACTAGCTACATATGTTCCCCGTCTTGAGATACTCAGCATGGCCAATTGTGCCCTAACTGGTCCTATTTCTAAATCACTCTCGAGACTCAGTTCCCTCCTTGTTCTCAACCTCCAAGAAAACTATAATATAACTGCTGGTCCATTTCCAGAGTTCTTGATGGATTTTATCAATTTAACTATGCTTCGACTTTCTAATATTAATCTCCAGGGATGGTTCCCCTCCagaccctttcaatctaagaatcTAAGGGTTCTTGATTTGTCCTTTAATCAGAATCTCACTGGTCATGTGCCCAACTTTTCTAATGCAAGTTCTCTTGGGAGTTTGATGCTACATGGGACCAGCCTTTTGCCCGTCGAACTTAAGGCTTCCACCAGTTTCGTGTCATTGAAGGAGTTAAGCCTTGATGGGAATTTAGTTTCTGTGGATTTCCTCTCTTCATTTGGTACACTGGGGTCCCTGTGCAAGTTAGACCTGGCGTTCGACACAGCGAGTGAACTAGGCCCAGTTTTGTCATGGATTGGACATCACAAGAACATCACAAGATTGGTAATAATCTATGCCAATTTCACTGAGATAGCGCCTGCCTTGATTAGCAATTATTTCAAGACCTTGAGAAGCTTAATTATATGTGCTTGCACACTCCCTAGGCATGTACTTCATGCGGTTGGAAACCTCACCGGCTTGCAAACACTTCAACTTTTTAACTGCAGAATGACGGGGAGTTCCACCTTGCCATCTTCAATTGGCAACCTCACAAATTTGAGGGATCTGTATATTGTTCAATGTGGATTTTCAGGGCCAATGCCGGCTGCAATTGGCAGGCTCACAAATTTGAGAAACATGTATGTATATAGTGCTCAGTTTTCAGGACCAATTCCGGCTACAATTGGCAAGCTCACTAACCTTGAAAATTTGTACATTGAAGATGGGATTTCTGGGCCAATACCAGCTACAATTGGCAATCTTACTCACTTGAACAGTGTTAAATTTTTTGGTGAGTTTTCTGGGCCATCGATACCATATACAATTGGGCAGCTCAGTCAATTGACAAGGTTAAATATTGGATATTCCACTTTTTCTGAAAGCATACCGTCCAGTTTTTTTGGAAGCATACCGAGTTCAATGGCAAATTTGACTCAGCTAACAGAGCTCATTCTTGCATCTAATTCTCTCAATG GGGAGATTCCATCATTTGTTTTTAGTCTTCCAGTATTACGTTACCTGGATCTTTCCAACAACCAGCTTTCTGGTCTTGTACAAGATTTTGACACAAGAACTTCACAATTGGAGAGAGTGGACTTGAGCAACAATGCATTGTCAGGTTTTATTCCTAAAGCCTTCTTTCAACTAACAAGCCTTGTAGCTTTGGACGTTAGCTCAAACAAATTCATGGGTTCCTTGGACCTTACACAGTTTTGGAGACTTCGTGAGCTCACTATTTTGGATCTTTCCAACAATGAGTTGCATGTCACAGATGCAAATGATGATAATATAGTACATACCAAATATCTAACCAGACTTCAACATATAGGGCTCACATCTTGCAATATTACTCAATTTCCAAGATTTCTAAGGCATGTTAAATATATAACATATTTGGATCTTTCATGTAATAAAATCAGTGGCAATGTACCAAATTGGTTGTGGGACAAAATATGTAGCATTGGACCATATTCTTATCTAAATCTTTCACATAACATGTTCACCAGCATGCAACACCTCAACTCTGATATTCTCCCTTTCAATACATATGTGGAAGTGCTTGATCTTAGTTACAATAGATTTTCTGGGCGGGTCCCTATGCCAAGCTCATCAGGAATGATCTTGAAATATTCCAACAATTTGTTCTCTTCCCTTTTGCCACACTGGACTTTGTATCTTACGGGCACCAGTTATTTAAGCATATCTAAAAATAATATAAACGACCATGTACCTCCCTCAATATGTGATGCCCAACTAAACGTTCTTGATCTGTCAAACAACAACTTTTATGGCTCGATTCCATCTTGTCTCATGGGAAATGCTCCTTTAAAAATTTTGAACTTGAGGGGCAACAATTTTAATGGGACATTGCCTTCCCATATATCAACCAGATGTACTCTGCAAGCAATAGATTTACATGGCAATAAGATTGAAGGGCAACTTCCTAAGGAACTTTCTAACTGCTTCAACTTGGAGATCCTGGACATCGGTAGCAACAGAATAGTTGATACTTTTCCTTATTGGTTGAGGAGACTTCCCAATCTTTCTATACTACTACTAAGATCAAACCAGCTCTATGGCACCATTGGTGATGATAATATTGTTAGGGATACCAAATCGGTAGAGGAGATTTTTCCTAGCCTACAAATTATCGATCTTTCCTCAAACAACTTTTCTAGAGTTTTGAAGCTACAATGGCTGAAGCAGTTAAAGTCAATGATGTCAAAGTACAATAGTTCTGGTGAAACTATTGATTTTGAGAGCACTGAATCAGGTGGACCATTCTACCAATATTCTATTGAGCTCACGTACAAGGGAATCTTAATGACATTTGAAAGGATGTTGACAACTGTAACATTAATTGACTTCTCCAATAATAGATTGGAGGGCACCATTCCAGAAGCACTTGGAAGCCTTGTGTCACTACGGATACTAAATTTGTCGCACAATACCTTCACTGGAAAGATTCCAGCCCAACTTGGCAGCATCAAGGATTTGGAGTCACTAGACCTCTCCTGCAACCAACTCTCAGGAGAGATTCCGCAAGAGCTAACCAATCTCACCTTTCTTGAGATCATGAACCTATCAAACAACAACTTGGTAGGGAGGGTACCACAATCACGTCAGTTCTCTACATTTGACATCAGTTCATTTGGAGGGAATCCTGGGTTGTGTGGACTGCCACTATTGGAATTGCCATGTGGATCTTCACTGTCACCATACACTCCAAGCGCTCAACTTGTGCACAGGTCATCAACTCACAGTGTCGATGTAGTCTTGTTTCTCTTCATTGGGCTTGGCTTTGGTGTTGGATTTGCAGCCGCTATTGTCGTGGAATGGAATCGGGTCAACCGATGA